In Dermacentor andersoni chromosome 11, qqDerAnde1_hic_scaffold, whole genome shotgun sequence, the sequence tttacctgccatgtatatagaaaacttcaactataaatatttcttgtacatctgatctgcatcgtttcctgcctgcgtttgatcaacaactgccgatcatcgtccgagaagcttcaagttccagcggtgaagcgaggacagagaacgaacgaaacattactggcgcagcacgacaggatcggcaagccccacaacgagcaacgagcagcgagccaggcgcaaggcAACAGAGGGCCACCAGCCAATTCCGCAACGGTTGCAATTCATCTGGACGAGGACGTCAGGCGGCGCCCCCAGCAGCAACGGGTGAGCGGGATTCCTTGCGTTTTGTCTAGGTTGGCATGGCTGTTGTTCAGTGGGGTTAATGGTGTTCACGCGCAGAACAGCAAATGCGATTGAGGCTAGCGTAAACATTGATACGACATCTGAACAAGAGAGGGTCAGAGACGGCAGGAACTACAACGCGTCGGAGAGACCGAGTCTGAGACGTCGGATACTGAAATGGATAGTGAGACGCAAGGCGCTTCGCAGGCTCCGAGCACGACAGATCCAGAGGCCATGGCGGTGAGACGCCTGGAGATGGAGCTAGAAAAGGTGCGCCTACAGCTAGAGTGCGAGCGCATTGCTCTACGGAGAGTGGAGCTTGAGCAGTCGGGCAGGCCGCCTTCGGTGTCGGAAGGAAGTGATCTCCGCCGTGCCAGCACGGATGGAATATCACAATGTGCTAAAGTGCTTAAGGCATACCGGTTGCCGTGTGACGCTGACGTTCCGATATGGTTTGATgaggttgaaaagttgttttTATCTTTTCAAGTACCGGAACACAGCCGTGTACATTTGATCATGCCTGCGCTGGCCGAGCGGGTCCGTTATCTGTTGCGTGGCCTCAATGACGAGGAATGTACAGATTACGAGACTGTAAAGAAGGCAGTATTAGATGAACTTAAGCTTACGCCAGCTAAATACTTGGAGAGGTTTGAAAAGGCATCTAAACGAAAGGAGGAAACTTTTGCTCAGTTCGCGTCCCGCGCTAGAACCTATTTGGCATATTACCTTCAGTCTCGcaatgcaaacacaaaagaagctatgACGGAGCTTATGGTCGCTGACCGTATGAAAGCCAGTCTAAGCTCAGAAGCCCTTGAATATGTTCTTTTGCGGGAGGGCGAGGATTGGTTTAAGCCAGTGGAGGTGGCGAAAGTGCTCGAGACTTTCGAGCAAGCTAAAGGGAAAGGACGAGCAACTAAGCCAGCCGCAACAGCCTCATTGCCGCAGCACGCAAAACTAGCTGGCCCGCAGAGGACAAATTTAAAATGCCACGTGTGTCATATACAGGGTCacctagccagagactgcccaagGGCTTCCGATAAAGAACCGCAGGGGAAGGCGCCGACTGTGCCAAAACTAAGGGTACAGAAGGTTGCTGTTGTAAGTGAAGAACCTCCACCAGAGCAAGAAAGGGTGCTAAGCGCTAGAGTACAAGTCTTAGCTCAATATGCTAGTTCAGGGAGGTCAAAGCTGGACCTTATCCCTATCATGTGCGGGGGTATAGCAACAGAAGCTGTGTTGGACACAGGTAGTGAGATAACGGTCGTCCGTAAAAGTATGTTGCCCGCCGTTTTACAGGAGTCATCAGGAACAGTAAGACTCGAGTCGGCATTCGGAAACAGCGTTCGAGCTAACCTAGCTACGCTGCCCGTAGGCATGCATCGCCCGGGGGCTTCGATACAACCGCAGAGGATCGATCTGGTGTGCGCGGTTACAGACGAACTTGCAAAGGGGGTTGACTGCCTGCTGTCAAAGGAAGATTGGGAACTACTACAGGCGCAGGAAAAAGAGGAGTTTGGACGAGAAAATATTCTGCGGGTAGCCAATTCCGTTGGGGTCCGATCAGTCAAAATGGTCGATAACACTGAGCCAGACTGCGGTCTAAGTTGCGAAGAAACGACAGATGAAATCCCTAAATTGCAAGAGAATAGTTTCATACCAGATGTCACTGGGGTGCCCAGTCAGCGGGAGGAATTTCGAGCTGCTCAGCTTGCCGATGAAAGCCTAAAAAGGGCCTGGAATGATGCGAGAAACGACAAAGCTGGCATGTTCGTGTCAGACGGACTTTTGTACCATTGGGATTCTCCATCGGGCCTACCAGATGAAAGACGCAATGAGGCAGTGCCGCTCCAATCCCTGACAGCGAGGGCCACATGCGAGGCTTTACTGGAAATTTTCAGTCATGCTGGAGTGCCGGGAACGATCTGTTCAGACGGAGGTACTAACTTTAAATCTCAACTGACACAGTTAATGTTAGAAAAACTGGGCTGTTCACCCAGGTTCTCCACTGCCGAACACTCTGAGAGCAACGGAGTGGTTGAGAGATGGAACAGAGTCCTCAAAAATATGTTGTATCATGTAATGAAACGGGACCGAAGAAAGTGGGACAAGCTGATCCCATTTGTTCTATGGGCGTATCACGAAGTGCCGCATGATACCACCGGGGTGGCGCCGTTCAGGCTATTGTACGGTAGAAACCTAAATGGGACCCTATCAATATTGCAGCAAACTTGTACGGGTGAAATCGCGGTGCTCTCAACTCGGAGAGAGAACTACGCCGACGTGGCGAGCCCGCTTACAGCTTTGACAAGGCGAGGGGTTCCTAATTCTATTCCATGGTCGGAAGATGCGCAGAGCGCGTTCGAAAGTCAAAAATTAGCTCTCTGTCAGGCTGTCGCCATGAACACTCCTGAACCTCATCAGCCTTACTGGCTATTCACTGATgcgtcggcgacggcggccggTGCCGGTTTAGCTCAAATGTCAGCGGACGGAAAAGAAAAGCCAATCGCTTTTGCTAGCCATCGCTTTAACCCGACACAGGCGCGCTGGTCGACTATAGAGAGAGAAGCCTTTGCTATTATTTGGGCACTCAAGAAATTCGACTACTGGCTTTTCGGAGCAGTGGTGAATGTTGTCTCTGATCATAACCCATTGTCATATTTGACAACCAGCACCCCGCAGGGGGCCAAGTTATCAAGATGGGCGCTTTCACTACAGCGCTACAATGTAACGGTGCGTCACCGTAAAGGAACATGTAACGCCAATGCTGATGCATTATCAAGGCTCTCGAATCGTTCATGGGAGCCATTCgagtaaagagcagaaaagaaaggatagacaaaaacagccatgccagctgggacaggcgtgaatgttcccgttcacccgaaggacgtgtgcgtgggacagttcagccttgatggaactttttgtggttgttgtcgtccatgtgtgtgagggttataagactgtggacatactatatatgtatataacctgcatatgtcacttttctgctgttgtgccgtgcagtgcgttggagtgttactgtacatacatgagtatttctttttcatgctcactgccatgaatgtgttgatctttcgcccttttcttttatcgctgtgagaaaattgttttttttctcggtcctttcagttcattttcctgttccttacggactccgcagcacccgtgttgggcagcatatgtcaattttctttgacggaactttcagagcctaaattctaggatacagcgccctttggctcttgtagtatagctgggaacattgtgagcccagtatactctttaggagggacgtgtaaggtcgctctgattgttcgtgttcttaagtgtcacgaatcggccacgtgcggtgtgtatagagagggggttcactcccccccccccccccccatgtcagcggggcaaccgtttctgtattatgtggggtcacggaccgcgcggtgttggatgacgcgtcgcggcaggcgccaggcgggcgagtgccgattccggaaaGTCGGTATTGTGTGCAGGGCGTTGGCAGtctgccgacggtcacacgagccgCACCGACCTGCCTTGAAAGGGACAGCTGtacacggtatcgtgggcctggcgcccgagtgcctgactaattggaggcgccggcgaggttaagaagggcttagcaaacttgaccccgtgccgcatatacggagaaggaatctattcttctacgcgtccggaacgaaatcgccagccgtgttgttgggtgcgactgcctgtggggtgtcgaaggtcagcttacagtgcacgctgtaggggtgcgatgtacacgtgaagagtgcattcggacggcggcgtcttgtaaacacgcactcggagaactttgtcttgtagacaataagtttgaaggacaaggagggccgtccgtctcccacacgaccaaactttgagtacagcggcactacgtggtgtcgatgcccctgcttccgagacatttgcggcctagacgccgttgggatttgaggcggtctagcgataacttgttcgggcctggcgtgttttgctgagcccgtcactaactacgtagaaacgagagggcaacggagttttggggaaaaaggaaaagagctttgttttccaatatgtttatttttaagagtaagcccatccctctgggttgtggcttaacaaacggttgactctgattggcaactgaacctgtgggacgggccaacggccctaccgcctttttttctttgtatatttgggctataaaaatcgggacgacatgctgtccctcagacttggctgaaatcaggattgctgatagatcagtgagcctccgtactatgtacgttaaaacgagtctgggctctaacagtcattgagacagtcgatgagtgagactgtttctcaattgttcatgtttgtaatgtatttgttttacctgccatgtatatagaaaacttcaactataaatatttcttgtacatctgatctgcatcgtttcctgcctgcgtttgatcaacaactgccgatcatcgtccgagaagcttcaagttccagcggtgaagcgaggacagagaacgaacgaaacattactTGAAGGAAAGGAAATTCGCTTATTACCGCACTGTAACTGTCTAAGTGGCTCTGCTGATACCTGAATGTAGCTGTGAAGTTAGAAGGCCGGCGGTGAAGCGGCAGAATCAGGGGACAGAGCCCATAGGAGAAAAGGAACTGTCGACACGTTtcatttatttacaaataaataaaaaaaaattgctcgctAAAATTAAACTTGCCGTCTCATGTTACCTTCAAGAGAAATCTATCTCATGGCGTTGTACTGAAATTCAACTCATATTTGACCGCGTCAGCTCGGTACAGGGTATGTTCAGTCCGTCGGTTCCGTTATAGGTTGCAGAGTCGTGCGGCGGTGTGCGCATAATTTAATTGGTACAGGATGCAAGTGCCACGTGTAACATTTGAGGGTGTGGAACGTTGAGAGCTCGAAAGAGAGTCTGCTGTGTCGTTCTATTGTGGCAACTGAAAATCACCATCCCCTGCTCTTATTACAATGCTAGTCTAAAGCGCCTCGCGTCGTGGGGTCATAAATTGTTTATCTGGACGTCCTGGCGTCCTTTGTGCTTAAGCAAAGTTCAAACGAACACTCTTCTCACGCCACTACTGCTCTACGACTTCGGTTGGCGTAGCACAGCTTACTGCCCCAACTGTCCGGAGATAAGGGCACATACAGAACACATTCTGTACTCATGTAACACTGCCATAACCTCTCCTTATTTGCCTTACCGTTCCCCTCCTTCCTGGAGTGCTTGGCTTCACTCGGACTCGGCGGATCAACAACGGGCATTGGCGGAGCAAGCGCTCTACTTTACTGGGCCTTAGTGTTGGCCTTAAATAAAGTCTTTttctcctcctccacctccttcTTGAGTCACCAACGTTCACGTAATAGAGACGGGCGTCGCAGACCACGAAATTCACCGCGCCTGCTGAGATTACGCATCGAATAATATTCGCCCATTACGGTGAATACCAGTCTATTATGAATAGACTTCATCGTCTATACTGTTCTTCCTAATGCACCTTATTTTGGTTCAGTACGTATTAGTGGCACGAACTCCAGTGATTACTGAGCGCATTTTTCGtctcgttcatttttttttcatacaaacaaaaaatttttgttctgttgttGCTCTGTCCACGGCCTTGCCAAAAGGGGTCACGAAGGTCCCCTAAAGTTGTGGagtaacgtttctttttttttttcatttgggttCCTTTCGCAATAAACCGTTTTTATCACAATCGAATATACACCATTAAAGGAATGTGATGCACGGTGACGTAATTGCTACGATTCGTACAAGTGCTTGGATTGGCACGCTCAAGATGAGTAATCGGCGCACTCATCTGCATTGTTACCGGCTTTACGTTAATTATCTATTCCAATTATTCGTCTTTAGTGGTTAAAGTAAAGAAGCTGCCTGCAACCCTTTCCCGACACAATCTAGCCGAGCGATGAACATTTTCATTATACAACCTCTTCCGAGACCCACGCGGCCAAATATGTCACAGCCGAAAGCTCTCTGAGAACCTTActgactcgaaaaaaaaaaaaaagaaagatagcgcCTTACAAAAGTTGTTATAAAAATTCTCTCGCGTTTCTACGGGGTCTTAGTAATGTTTGATGTTCTGTTTTAATGCTTTGTAGCGCTCGACTCATGTGTTTCAATGCAGTTCAGTGTCGCGCATGATTAGTAAAGCagtgaacggggctagttggtggacattCATGATTGTATTGTATTAAACCGGTTGGTATAGCTTGCGCTACGCATATGtccgtttcttgttcttttatGCTCCTTCAAGTTCTTCCGTCAGTATAATACTAAGCGCAATACAGCTCGTGAAAGCCATGCACGATTTTTTTGCGAGAGCTTGCCGATCGCCTTCGTTGTCTTCTCTCATTGGCAGCGCGATGCCTTGACGCCGGTGGCGCcttaaatctgcaccatcattgcgttgTCCGTCGCGTGTGCGCCGTGACAAGTTTACGTCGGTCCGCGTGCGCGGCTACAGGGGCGGATACAGAGCGCCCACCTGGCTGCGTTGGGCGTGCTTCACTGCAAAATAATCTACACCCTTAAAAgagaaaaagggtgtaaatgtgtctataactcacaccccgAGGGTGTCCGTTGTATAATGCACACCCCAAGGATGTGAGTTATAGACGCATTTACACACTTTTtctcttttaagggtgtaaattcttttacagtgttgagcgtggccaGCGCGGCATATAGGACATGTCCCTACCTCGCGCCGGAGCCGCTAGACCAGTCTGCATCGCGCGCTATCTTGGCTGGCCGGCATCACGGTGGCCTGTGTAGTTCGGCTGCACTGAAGAGATTTCGCCGTGTTTGCGGTTCCGTGAAACGATAAATCACTCGCTCGCCGCACGCTCGGCCGAATGTCCTGCGGCATGCAGCTGATACGCAACGTGTTTGACTTCGCCGGCCGCTGCCTGGCACGCTGGGGATGCCTGAACCGTATCCGCGCCTTACGGCTGTCAAATCTCTGAATTGCTTACTGCTGATGTagtgaagaatgaaaaaaagaaaagccgcaagCGGACCGGCCGCAAGACAATGGCTAGGGGGCCCATGTTATTGTCGGCGTTTTCTGTTAATTAATTGAGACAGTATCGTTGGCAACATGACGAAAGGCACAACTATGCAAATTGCTCCTTATAAAAATGCCGCCAGTCTGGACACTCTATAGCAATAATGTCACTGTAATATGTATTCTCGAAATAAAAATTTTGGTGCCTCTAAagtacacacgcgcacacacactcaAACACAAACGCACGAGCGCGCCCTTGTATTAGGAATGTATGAATAATACAAATATACCATctctgactattaatgcaatttctgtaagaccacacgcgtcagcgaattcaccgcaatttccttctttccttccctcctctccctgtgatctttgttttcccctttcccatttccccggtgtagggtagccaaccggaccttattctggttaacctccctgccttctacttttctctttcctccttcctACAAATACGCCACAATTCAATAACTAATCCCTCAGTTAAGAAGCCTAACGCTAGCCAGCGGTAACGAGAAGTGTGTGCGGAGTGTCGACGGGACAGCTCTCTCTACACGCTGGTTGCGTCATCGCCGCTCACCAGGCTCCTTCGGAGAGACACCCATTTCCTGAAAGTCGAAAGCTGCGAGACAGGAATTGCGACGTCCAGCGCGCTTCCGGGCCCTCCCCAATTCGGGATTTTGTCACCGCCGCCCCTCCGTCCTCGCAGCAACAAGCAACGGGTAACCCCCTCCGACCCTTTGCCACCATTCGTCGTATCGTCGCCCGCTGTCTCGGCAGAGTCATCGAACGTTCAGAGCTCGCGGTGTGTGGCGGGAAATGTGTCGATCGCAGTGGGGAAAACATTGCGAAAGGAAAGCTCGCGCACGCCGCCAAGCGGTCTCCATCTCATCAGCTCGCGAGAACTTCGTGCGGATGGAGAGAGCCGTTTGATGGAAAGGGGGGTCCCGTAGGGGGACAACGCAATTACTCTCGGCGGCAGACCTCAGAACGGCGACGACCGAATTCCTGCCGCGCGCTGCGCGGACTGCTCGCCGATGTCGTCCTCGGCGTTGGGTTCTTTAAGCGATTCGGCcgcactctctccctctctcacctCTCCATCTCTCTCCGTACTTTTACCTCCTCCCTCCCTGCATTGCCGAGTGCCGTCCTTTGCATTTCCTTCCGCCAAATTCTTCGACGCGCCTATCGACCTGCCCCGGCCCCCTCGCCCCGACCTTCCACTTCTATATCTGCATCCTTTTTGTTTTAGTGCAAACGCGCTTTCCaaaacgcacgcgcgcgctcgGTCCAAGGAAGCAGCCGTCGCGTCCTCCTCTGTTATTCCATTGGTTCGGCGAATTACGTCACCGCAGAAGCAAGGTGGCAGCATTCGCCGAAACGCGGAGACCCCTGCTTCCTGCGAGCCCATGCCCCTgctaacgcgcgcgcgcgccgactACGCGCTACGTACTATTGACCCGCTAAATGGCATCGGCCGCCGTCGACGACGTACTAATCTCCCCTTCCCTCCGTAGGGCGACGTGGACTTGTGCTCCGAACCACCGGGCGGTGCGCGAACTCGCCGCTGCTCGAGTGAAAGAAAGACATACACAAGTCGTTGATGCAGAAGCAACAGCGGCAGTTTCGGAGGGCCCCCGAGCATGTGCTTGCCGAACCATTTTCCCCGGCCCGCTTATACCTACATCGCTTAGCCTCTCTACCCTCGTCCTCCTCATCTGTTCCTAGCATCTCTTGAGCGGCTGTGAGAAACGAATGGCGCTCAGCGACGAAACGTCGCTAAGCTGCAGAGTTGGCCATCGACGGCAGGATCTGGGAACAAGAAGTACAAAGATAAAGAAAAAGTGGAACGAAAGCGCAGTTCGCAGAAAGCAGGCAGCGTTTAACGTTGCGCATGTTTATGCGTTCGTTTGTCCTTTTCGAACGTTACGTAGGCAGCGAAGCCTCTTATTTTTCCCTTTCCTCCCCGAAATGGCGACTTCTGGAGGTCGTGCCGGAAGCCCCGGGAATGCGAGTGCTGCCACGTCTCAATGGTCTTCGATGCTGTAGTACCCAGaaagcctcctcctcctccttcttcttcatGTGTTGAGCGGCTCTTGTTACTTGTAACCTTTTTTTGAGTCCTCCTCTTCCTGCTGGGCGAGAACAAGCGAACTTGCTATATTTGGAGCTTTCTTCTTCTGCCCCACACGTCGTGTTTGAATCCTTTCGACGGTTCCGTGCCTTGCTTACCTAAATGAGGACTGCGTTTCCCTTGGAGGTACTCTTGAATTCCTCAGGAACGACAGAGGCTCTCACCCGTCTCTGCCGATAACAAAACAGCGCTTGGATTTTGCGCCAGGCCGCAGGGTTTTTGTTGTATCAACTTTAGCAACACAGAAGAGCGCATCAGGGTCCTCTTGTGACACTTTTCAGCACCGCTCCTTGATTTCGGTGCAGGCGCCTATGGCGCATGAATATTGTGTTCTGACTTTAAGAGCTTGAGCCCTCTATGCATGTGTTGGCTTAGCTTTACATTTTTTacatgaactttgttttcattatttttttcttatctatGCCAAACTGTGACTCGAGTGGAGACTTTGGGGCACACGACTGCAATGCGGCCCACTTATCTGCCTTTGGCATgacattaaagaaaataaatcagttgttatAGAGTGTGGCTGATTGCCTGGTGCGTACGCGGTTGGGAGAAGTCATGAAATTATCCTATCCTTATAAGAACACTATGCTACTACCAATTTAATTAACAAATTATGTAATCAGTGTTTTACTTAGGCAAACTCTTGATAGGGCGTCTAGTCTGTAGGTGAGAAAACGAAAAATCTGCCCAGACCGCTTGACTAGGCCCTGAGAGCGTAGAAAAAATGGCAGCAAAGGCGCGCCTGATGCCAGTAAAATATATGTGAATACTACAACATCTgttaacgcccccccccccccccccccccccccgaaaagaaagaacaattggCAATACGCAAACTTATCCATAAAGTGAAATACAGAATGAGGGGCGGCAGAGACGAAAGAAGTCTCCACGAAGCTGCTACTTTGCTCCGACAAGATGCTGACGACTGCAGGAAAACCGAAGCGACGACGGCGGAGTGGACGAAAACACCGcttaaaggaaaacaaaacaaaagcaacagagaaaaaaaacacgGCACTACTACACGCTCGCGTTAGAGACCACGCCGGAGAGCGTCAGACCAGTTCACCTCCTTGCCACCCTCTCGATGCGAACGTTTACTGCAGGAAGAGAGCAGAGGCTGCTCGATAGCGCTTCTCTTGGAGCGGAAGACTCGATGGCGCAAGCACGCGCGCCaagcccccccccaccccccaaacaGACCGACCGAAGAGACGAACTCATCGTCGGATCGCAGGATGCCCTCCGCCCCGCTCCAAAACCCTCCCGGAGAAGCAGACCATACGCGAGAGCGCGTCAACGCAAGAGCAAGCAGGGCGTCCGCTGGGCCGCTTCGGCGTCCACTGCCGCCCACCCTTCTCCCTCCGCCCACCCCTTTCGTCTTCAGCGCCTTCTCTCGGGTCCGAAGAACGCTGCCCTGCGCCTGCCTGTCTTCGCCGGCTGGCTGGCCGGCTTCTAGGGCCCGTGAAAGAAACAGAAGCATCTCGCTGCTCGGCGCCGCCGTGCCGGAGACAAAAGGAACAGCCCCGAGAAGCATCCTCGTGGAACTAATGACCCTAACTGCTGCGTCCCAAGAGAGACGGGTAGTGGTAGGGGAGGGACAGTGCTCGGAGAAGGAGGGAGGCCAGCACTGTGTGGTTCGAAGAAGAAAGCCCTCTGctgagggaaggaaggaaggaaggaagaagtagGCGGAGATGGCACGGCAGCGGGGCGAGAGCTGCCCGCGGGAGACGCCGTCGACGTGACCCGGGATGCCAGTAATaaaattacttccctccaccgcTTCACCAGCCTTCGACCGCCCGCTTGAAGCGCGCTTGCAAGCGCGGTTTCGTCGCTTCTCCGAAACTTCGGggcttttattgttatttttttttgcagtatgcTGGCGGCAGTTCTCAGCGCACGCAAGCAAGCTGAcggagagtgagtgagtgagtgagtgagtgagtgagtgagtggagcGAGCGAGTGTGTGAGTGAACCAATTCTGTCGTTGTAACTATGCTACAGATGTGCTTGTCTGCTCTACACATTGCATCACCCGCCAATTAAACTCTATTTCTTCCTCTAAAATCTCTACTATAGAATACTAGTttcacccgtttgctctctgctaGATTCCGCTGTCTTTCCGCCGATCACATTCATGTGTATCCTGAAACCCCAGATGGTCGACGAATTCGCAGCACCGCCTATATACGGCGTCTCCAGCATCGGTTATGGAAGGATATGCCGAGGCTGGTTCCTTTGGGACGT encodes:
- the LOC140214158 gene encoding uncharacterized protein, with the translated sequence MLQLGPKTSTINISCTSDLHRFLPAFDQQLPIIVREASSSSGEARTENERNITGAARQDRQAPQRATSSEPEAMAVRRLEMELEKVRLQLECERIALRRVELEQSGRPPSVSEGSDLRRASTDGISQCAKVLKAYRLPCDADVPIWFDEVEKLFLSFQVPEHSRVHLIMPALAERVRYLLRGLNDEECTDYETVKKAVLDELKLTPAKYLERFEKASKRKEETFAQFASRARTYLAYYLQSRNANTKEAMTELMVADRMKASLSSEALEYVLLREGEDWFKPVEVAKVLETFEQAKGKGRATKPAATASLPQHAKLAGPQRTNLKCHVCHIQGHLARDCPRASDKEPQGKAPTVPKLRVQKVAVVSEEPPPEQERVLSARVQVLAQYASSGRSKLDLIPIMCGGIATEAVLDTGSEITVVRKSMLPAVLQESSGTVRLESAFGNSVRANLATLPVGMHRPGASIQPQRIDLVCAVTDELAKGVDCLLSKEDWELLQAQEKEEFGRENILRRLLSGPKNAALRLPVFAGWLAGF